Proteins encoded in a region of the Pieris rapae chromosome 12, ilPieRapa1.1, whole genome shotgun sequence genome:
- the LOC111001825 gene encoding thioredoxin-like protein 1 — protein MGLATVIENEAHFQSEMANAGTKLVVVDFTATWCPPCQRIAPFFEQLPAKFPRAVFLKVDVDRCAETASTQGVTAMPTFIFYRNRTRVDRLQGADISTLENKVRQHYGTEDTGDDDNSVAGHMDLVTFITKSECECLNEADNHPLTHALTSGGGYLASDCDEQLIINISFNQLVKLHSLKIKAPADKGPKFIKLFINQPRTLDFDQASGNASIQDLELTPNDVEGNPVPLKFVKFQSVQNIQLFIKDNQAGDEVTQIDHLAFYGSPISTTNMGEFKRVAGKKGESH, from the exons atgggtTTAGCCACAGTAATAGAAAATGAAGCACATTTTCAATCAGAAATGGCCAATGCAGGAACTAAACTGGTCGTTGTAGATTTTACAGCAACTTG GTGCCCACCATGTCAGCGAATTGCCCCCTTTTTTGAGCAATTACCTGCGAAATTCCCCAGGGCAGTTTTCTTAAAAGTGGATGTCGATAGATGTGCAGAAACTGCTAGTACTCAGGGCGTCACTGCAATGCCgacattcatattttatcgCAATAGA acaAGAGTTGACCGTCTTCAAGGTGCAGATATTTCTACCCTAGAAAATAAAGTAAGGCAACATTACGGCACGGAAGATACTGGCGACGACGATAATTCTGTTGCTGGACAT atGGACTTAGTGACTTTTATAACTAAGAGTGAATGTGAATGCTTGAATGAAGCAGATAACCATCCACTCACCCATGCTTTAACTAGCGGAGGTGGATATTTGGCCAGTGACTGTGATGAACAGCTAATTATCAATATATCATTTAATCag tTGGTTAAACTACATTCCCTTAAGATTAAAGCGCCAGCTGATAAAGGACCtaagtttataaaactgtttataaACCAACCACGAACCCTTGATTTTGACCAGGCTTCTGGGAATGCATCAATTCAGGACTTGGA GCTGACACCAAATGATGTGGAGGGTAATCCTGTACCCTTGAAATTTGTCAAGTTCCAGAGTGTTCAAAACATTCAGTTATTCATAAAAGACAATCAGGCTGGGGATGAAGTAACACAAATTGATCACTTAGCGTTTTATGGCTCACCAATATCAACAACAAACATGGGAGAATTCAAACGGGTTGCTGGTAAAAAGGGAGAAAGCCACTAG